From Bacillus basilensis, a single genomic window includes:
- a CDS encoding alpha/beta fold hydrolase, with protein MIIKAHLIETGKYMNIRGEKLYVETHGNPKKNPVLYLHGGPGESCYDFSFHQAERLKDSLYVIMIDQRGVCRSEEITEDEAFGLKDLIEDCEELKKVLQIEKWSVIGHSFGGYLALLYASIYPSSIEKIIFEGPTFDFALTSRALLQKTGELLKKYGKEEVAEESIAYSSSNASSEELLDAYIRLSEELEEKRMEIYNNKEDRTDESLYSDQEWEVFSKRSKIHFDRLKLEGACHTSLLSKIKDVQNPMLLLVGKYDVVTCEKQIETFNKDARNGKYIAFEESGHSPHYEEADRFAETVIHFLK; from the coding sequence ATGATTATAAAGGCGCATTTGATAGAAACAGGGAAATACATGAATATTAGAGGGGAAAAGCTATACGTTGAAACGCATGGAAATCCTAAAAAGAATCCAGTCTTATACTTGCATGGTGGACCAGGAGAAAGTTGCTATGATTTTTCATTTCATCAAGCGGAACGTTTAAAAGATTCTCTATATGTAATTATGATTGATCAAAGAGGTGTTTGTCGCTCTGAAGAAATTACTGAGGACGAAGCTTTTGGATTAAAAGATTTGATTGAAGACTGTGAGGAACTAAAAAAAGTATTACAAATTGAGAAGTGGTCTGTAATTGGACATTCTTTCGGTGGATATTTAGCATTGTTATATGCGTCGATATATCCAAGTTCAATAGAGAAAATAATATTTGAAGGACCAACTTTCGATTTTGCATTAACAAGTAGAGCTTTGTTACAAAAGACAGGGGAGTTATTAAAAAAGTATGGAAAGGAAGAAGTAGCAGAAGAGTCCATAGCTTATTCATCTAGCAATGCTAGTTCAGAAGAGTTGCTTGATGCTTATATAAGATTAAGCGAAGAATTAGAAGAAAAAAGAATGGAGATTTACAATAATAAGGAAGATAGGACAGATGAGAGTTTATACAGTGATCAAGAGTGGGAAGTATTTTCAAAACGCTCCAAAATTCATTTTGATAGATTAAAATTAGAAGGAGCATGTCATACGTCATTATTATCTAAAATAAAAGATGTACAGAATCCAATGTTATTACTTGTAGGAAAATATGATGTAGTAACGTGTGAAAAACAAATTGAAACATTTAATAAAGATGCTCGAAACGGCAAGTATATCGCATTTGAAGAGAGCGGTCATTCACCTCATTATGAGGAAGCAGATAGATTCGCAGAAACAGTCATACATTTTTTGAAATGA
- a CDS encoding nucleotidyltransferase family protein, with protein MNIQTEQDIIRLIENDAWMMNVLQIAKSLELPDWWICAGFIRSKIWDTLHNYEVRTTTPDVDVIYFDPFRKDEVYEQSLEKKLINLDTSIPWSVKNQARMHVVNNMPPYSSSIDAISKFPETATALGVTLNEKNKVILTTPCGIEDVLSLQVRPTAHFLKSKERIHMYKNRVIKKNWQSKWPNITITYP; from the coding sequence ATGAATATACAAACAGAGCAAGATATAATTCGCTTAATAGAAAACGATGCATGGATGATGAATGTATTACAAATAGCGAAATCATTAGAACTACCTGATTGGTGGATTTGTGCCGGATTTATTCGTTCTAAAATTTGGGATACTTTACATAACTACGAAGTAAGAACGACTACACCAGACGTTGATGTCATTTATTTTGATCCTTTTCGTAAAGATGAGGTATACGAACAATCATTAGAAAAGAAACTGATAAATTTGGATACCTCTATACCTTGGTCAGTAAAGAATCAAGCTCGTATGCATGTGGTGAATAACATGCCACCCTATTCCTCTTCTATCGATGCTATTTCTAAATTTCCTGAAACAGCAACGGCTTTAGGGGTTACATTAAACGAAAAAAACAAAGTTATATTAACCACTCCGTGCGGTATTGAAGATGTTCTTTCCTTACAAGTAAGACCAACAGCTCATTTTCTTAAATCGAAAGAACGTATACATATGTACAAAAACAGAGTTATTAAAAAGAATTGGCAAAGTAAGTGGCCTAACATAACAATCACATATCCATAA
- a CDS encoding lipid II flippase Amj family protein, protein MSITLIFIMAFTIVIHAVETSSYSIRLAGVRLKKIAVALSVVGMVLLISRTSNLLQAFLIGGIVDEAKLDSSIDLEHIIRLVLLSASVGTLLAIILYPTLTKLFGYVIQNFETDGSFIRMMKTNNIQKLKYTNKYVRFPKLEMIHRLRIGGIPKRIMLINMFATAIYTAGVLAALYASFLNPDYATNASTASGLVNGFATILLTVLLDPRIALLTERALQSEHGAESMSKMYGWLMISRLFGTLLAQLLFVPGAYWILWIIELIH, encoded by the coding sequence ATGTCAATTACATTAATTTTTATAATGGCTTTCACAATTGTCATCCATGCTGTTGAAACTAGCTCTTATAGTATTCGATTAGCTGGTGTACGTTTAAAAAAGATTGCCGTTGCCTTATCCGTCGTAGGAATGGTACTGCTTATTTCAAGAACATCTAACTTACTACAAGCCTTTTTAATCGGTGGTATTGTCGATGAAGCAAAATTAGATTCTTCTATTGATTTAGAGCATATTATACGGCTCGTTCTATTATCTGCTTCTGTTGGTACATTGCTTGCGATTATACTGTACCCAACTTTGACAAAACTATTTGGATACGTCATTCAAAACTTTGAAACAGATGGTTCATTCATTCGAATGATGAAGACGAATAACATTCAAAAATTAAAGTACACAAACAAATATGTACGGTTTCCAAAGTTAGAAATGATTCATAGACTGCGTATCGGTGGTATTCCAAAACGTATTATGCTTATTAACATGTTTGCTACTGCTATTTATACAGCAGGTGTTCTTGCTGCCCTTTACGCTTCTTTTCTAAATCCAGACTATGCAACAAACGCAAGTACAGCTTCTGGTCTTGTAAATGGTTTTGCTACAATTTTATTAACGGTACTACTCGATCCACGCATCGCTCTTTTAACAGAACGTGCTTTACAATCAGAGCATGGTGCTGAATCTATGAGTAAAATGTACGGTTGGCTAATGATTTCTAGACTTTTCGGTACATTATTAGCACAACTACTATTTGTACCAGGTGCTTACTGGATTTTATGGATTATTGAACTAATACATTAA
- a CDS encoding HAD-IA family hydrolase, translating to MYTTFLFDLDGTLTDPKEGIINSVLYALKKVGIEELHISELDSFIGPPIQQSFIERYNMSEGEVERAVFYFREYLKQRGLFVSTSKPTVFAKQVLEHFQLTDYFEDIVGRNLDGTRIKKEEIIAHILHKNEELNREGIVMIGDRKHDIIGANHNEIASIGVLYGYGNKTELTEVGATHIANDVKELHHFCIENSLIKQ from the coding sequence ATGTACACAACATTTCTATTTGATTTAGATGGAACATTAACGGATCCGAAAGAAGGGATTATAAATTCAGTATTGTATGCATTAAAAAAGGTTGGCATAGAAGAATTACATATAAGCGAGTTAGATTCATTTATTGGCCCTCCCATTCAGCAATCATTCATAGAGAGATATAATATGAGTGAAGGAGAGGTTGAACGAGCTGTTTTTTATTTCCGTGAATATTTAAAGCAGCGTGGTTTATTTGTATCAACTTCAAAGCCTACAGTATTTGCAAAGCAAGTACTAGAGCACTTTCAATTAACGGATTATTTTGAAGATATTGTTGGAAGGAATTTAGATGGTACAAGAATAAAAAAAGAAGAGATTATTGCTCATATTTTACACAAAAATGAAGAACTTAATAGAGAAGGGATTGTTATGATTGGAGATAGAAAGCATGATATAATCGGTGCGAATCATAATGAAATTGCTTCAATCGGCGTTTTATATGGTTATGGTAATAAAACAGAATTGACTGAAGTTGGTGCGACTCATATTGCGAATGATGTAAAAGAGCTACATCATTTTTGTATAGAGAATAGTTTAATAAAGCAGTAA
- a CDS encoding GntP family permease, which produces MELVIILLALSLLMFVAYRGFSVILFAPIFALFAVFLTEPSFVLPFFSNIFMEKMVGFIKLYFPVFLLGAIFGKVVEMSGIADSIAKTIIELVGEKRTILAIVLMGAILTYSGVSVYVVVFAVYPFAAKLFRQANIPKRLIPGTIVLGAVTFTMDALPGSPQIQNVIPTTFFKTDIYAAPILGIVGAIFVLTLGLLYLESRRKKAKAAGEGYFGFNDGNTEMAASLQVEQKDMPLLKSIEITRVQQVIAFIPLILVGVMNKVFTIMIPKWYPNGFDFSTIGMKAFGKVELSAVVGIWSVELALIIGIVTTLLLYWKRVVTGFQAGLNTSIGGALLATMNTGAEFGFGGVIAALPGFAIMRDGISATFTNPLVNGAVTTNILAGITGSASGGMGIVLSAMGDKFIAAANQFDIPLEVMHRIVSMASGGMDTLPHNGAIITILTVTGLTHKQSYKDIFAITVLKTLAVFLVIAFYTLTGIY; this is translated from the coding sequence TTGGAGCTAGTTATTATATTATTAGCACTTAGTTTACTTATGTTTGTAGCATATAGAGGGTTTTCTGTTATTTTATTTGCACCGATATTTGCATTATTTGCGGTATTTTTGACAGAGCCTAGTTTTGTATTACCTTTCTTTTCTAATATCTTTATGGAGAAAATGGTAGGATTTATAAAGTTATATTTCCCTGTATTTTTACTAGGAGCAATATTTGGGAAAGTAGTAGAAATGTCAGGGATTGCGGACTCTATTGCAAAGACAATTATAGAGTTAGTTGGTGAAAAACGTACGATATTAGCGATTGTATTAATGGGAGCTATTTTAACGTATAGTGGTGTTAGTGTGTATGTAGTAGTGTTTGCTGTATATCCATTCGCAGCTAAGTTGTTTCGACAAGCGAATATTCCAAAGCGTTTAATCCCTGGGACAATCGTGCTTGGAGCAGTGACATTTACAATGGATGCGCTACCTGGATCACCACAAATTCAAAACGTAATACCTACAACATTTTTCAAAACGGACATTTATGCTGCGCCAATACTTGGAATTGTAGGAGCAATTTTTGTTCTTACATTAGGTTTACTATATTTAGAGAGTAGACGAAAGAAGGCCAAGGCAGCAGGTGAAGGATATTTTGGTTTCAACGATGGGAATACTGAAATGGCAGCATCTTTACAAGTAGAACAAAAAGATATGCCGTTACTTAAAAGTATTGAAATTACAAGAGTACAGCAAGTAATTGCTTTTATTCCACTTATTTTAGTAGGTGTAATGAATAAAGTTTTTACTATTATGATACCGAAGTGGTATCCGAATGGTTTTGATTTTTCTACAATTGGTATGAAAGCATTTGGAAAAGTAGAATTAAGCGCAGTAGTTGGAATCTGGTCAGTAGAATTGGCACTTATTATAGGTATAGTAACTACGTTATTATTATATTGGAAACGAGTAGTAACAGGATTTCAAGCTGGATTGAATACAAGTATTGGTGGAGCATTACTTGCAACGATGAATACAGGAGCTGAGTTTGGATTCGGTGGTGTCATCGCAGCACTTCCAGGCTTTGCGATTATGCGAGATGGCATCTCTGCCACATTCACAAACCCCCTCGTGAATGGAGCAGTCACGACGAATATTTTAGCTGGTATTACAGGCTCTGCATCAGGAGGAATGGGAATCGTTTTAAGTGCAATGGGAGATAAGTTTATTGCAGCGGCTAATCAATTTGATATTCCATTAGAAGTAATGCACCGTATCGTATCAATGGCATCAGGAGGAATGGATACATTACCACATAACGGGGCTATTATTACTATCCTTACAGTAACGGGATTAACTCATAAACAATCTTATAAAGATATCTTTGCCATCACAGTATTGAAAACGCTTGCTGTATTTTTGGTTATCGCATTCTATACTTTAACAGGAATTTATTAA
- the eutG gene encoding alcohol dehydrogenase EutG, which translates to MQEIAEFRMPKSVLYGRNSLEKLGEQSKKLGKRAFIVSDTIMEKLGYIEKCIKQLNAKGITTITYNKVNAEPTNIHVLEALTVCKEGKCDFIIGLGGGSCIDAAKAVAVLYTNGGEVEDYVQKDLEIDNDPLPLIAIPTTSGTGSEVTSVAVITNKRTDVKMMMKHPSFTPQVAIIDPILTRSVPAHITAATGIDALCHAVEAYISKVSQSLTDVLALSAIESIMKYLRIAYEDGENMEAREAMMIASLQAGIAFSNASVTLVHGMSRPVGALFHVPHGISNAILLPAVLEYTKGSAVKRLAEIGRCLNKDLYSDCDEEVADYTLREIKKLCFDLRIPNLKEYGIGEGEFEKAISKMASDAIESGSPGNNPRVPSYDEIKQLYRECFHYRYEDSIKTSKC; encoded by the coding sequence TTGCAAGAAATTGCTGAGTTTCGTATGCCGAAGTCTGTATTATATGGGAGAAATTCACTTGAAAAACTGGGGGAACAATCAAAGAAATTGGGGAAAAGAGCTTTCATAGTTTCTGATACAATTATGGAGAAATTAGGGTACATTGAAAAGTGTATAAAACAACTAAATGCAAAAGGTATTACTACTATTACATATAATAAAGTGAATGCAGAGCCTACAAATATACACGTGTTAGAAGCATTAACTGTATGTAAAGAAGGAAAATGTGATTTTATTATCGGTCTTGGTGGTGGAAGTTGTATTGATGCTGCGAAAGCAGTTGCGGTGTTATATACAAATGGTGGAGAAGTGGAAGATTATGTTCAAAAGGATTTAGAAATAGACAATGATCCGCTACCACTTATTGCAATTCCAACAACTTCTGGCACTGGATCAGAAGTAACAAGTGTAGCAGTAATAACGAATAAACGAACAGATGTAAAAATGATGATGAAGCATCCAAGTTTTACCCCGCAAGTAGCTATAATTGACCCGATTTTAACACGTTCGGTACCAGCTCATATAACAGCAGCAACAGGGATAGATGCATTATGTCATGCAGTCGAAGCATATATTTCTAAAGTTTCACAATCACTTACAGATGTACTCGCTCTTTCAGCAATTGAAAGTATTATGAAGTATTTACGTATTGCATATGAAGATGGAGAGAATATGGAGGCAAGAGAAGCGATGATGATTGCTTCCTTACAAGCTGGAATTGCATTTTCGAACGCATCTGTTACATTAGTTCATGGAATGTCAAGACCAGTAGGAGCATTATTTCATGTACCACATGGTATATCGAATGCAATACTATTACCTGCAGTTTTAGAATATACAAAAGGTAGTGCGGTAAAAAGATTAGCGGAAATTGGCCGCTGTTTAAATAAAGATTTGTATTCAGATTGTGATGAAGAAGTAGCTGACTACACGCTGAGGGAAATAAAAAAACTTTGTTTTGATCTTCGTATTCCAAATTTAAAAGAATATGGAATTGGTGAAGGTGAATTTGAAAAAGCTATTTCTAAAATGGCGTCAGATGCAATTGAAAGTGGTAGCCCAGGAAATAATCCACGAGTACCATCCTATGATGAAATCAAGCAGTTGTATCGAGAATGTTTTCATTATCGATATGAAGATTCTATAAAAACATCGAAGTGTTAA
- a CDS encoding aspartate/glutamate racemase family protein, with product MKTIGLIGGMSWESTSEYYRVLNEEIKSRLGGLHSAKCLINSVDFEEIERYQSSGDWDGAGQILGNAAHSLQKGGADFIIICTNTMHKVVGKIKEYIHIPIVHIADATAKEIKRKDIQTVGLLGTKYTMEQDFYKSRIEENHIKVMVPSEKDRDKINEVIYTELCLGKIISQSRVYYKRVIEELVQEGAQGIILGCTEIGLLIKQEDVSIPIFDTTHIHAVEAVNFALQNRV from the coding sequence ATGAAAACGATAGGTCTTATTGGTGGGATGAGTTGGGAATCAACTTCTGAATATTACCGAGTCTTAAATGAAGAAATAAAAAGTAGATTAGGTGGGTTACATTCAGCTAAATGTTTAATTAATAGTGTGGATTTTGAAGAGATTGAACGATATCAGTCTAGTGGTGATTGGGATGGTGCAGGACAAATTCTAGGGAATGCAGCACATTCATTACAAAAGGGAGGAGCAGACTTTATAATTATTTGCACAAATACAATGCATAAAGTAGTTGGAAAAATAAAGGAGTATATTCATATTCCAATCGTACATATTGCTGATGCAACTGCAAAAGAAATTAAAAGAAAAGATATTCAAACAGTTGGTTTGCTTGGAACTAAATATACAATGGAGCAAGATTTCTATAAGTCACGTATTGAAGAGAATCATATAAAAGTAATGGTACCATCAGAAAAGGATAGAGATAAGATAAACGAAGTAATATATACGGAATTGTGTTTAGGAAAGATAATATCTCAATCTAGAGTATATTATAAAAGAGTTATAGAAGAGCTAGTACAAGAAGGGGCACAAGGAATCATATTAGGTTGTACAGAAATAGGATTATTAATAAAGCAGGAAGACGTATCCATTCCGATATTCGACACAACTCATATACATGCAGTTGAAGCAGTTAATTTCGCCTTACAGAATAGAGTATAA
- a CDS encoding SAM-dependent methyltransferase, whose product MFSVQPIAFVHNERREIKDDEWGEVRSYITLTEMYTEESIQGIEDFSHIEVVFYFHKVTDEQIQYVARHPRNNHDYPKVGIFAQRGKNRPNRIGATIVKVIKREGKSIIVEGLDAIDGTPILDIKPIMKEFMPKEEILQPKWATDIMRQYWKGNGVK is encoded by the coding sequence ATGTTTTCAGTTCAACCAATCGCATTTGTACATAATGAAAGAAGGGAAATAAAAGATGATGAGTGGGGAGAAGTAAGATCCTATATTACTTTAACTGAAATGTATACAGAGGAAAGTATACAAGGGATTGAAGATTTTTCTCATATTGAAGTAGTTTTTTATTTTCATAAAGTAACTGATGAACAAATTCAATATGTTGCTAGACACCCTAGAAATAATCATGATTATCCTAAAGTAGGCATTTTTGCACAGCGTGGGAAAAATCGTCCGAATCGCATAGGAGCAACAATTGTAAAGGTAATTAAAAGAGAAGGTAAATCAATTATTGTTGAGGGGTTAGATGCTATTGATGGCACCCCTATATTGGATATAAAGCCAATAATGAAAGAGTTTATGCCGAAAGAAGAAATTCTACAGCCTAAATGGGCAACGGACATAATGAGACAGTATTGGAAGGGGAACGGAGTAAAATGA
- a CDS encoding GNAT family N-acetyltransferase, with product MRIYEATIADLDGLASVFNNYRMFYRQDSDIEGAKVFLRNRMERKESVIFVAVEDGEYIGFTQLYPSFSSISMKELWILNDLFVQAAKRGAGTGKKLLEAAKEFALENGAKGVKLQTEIDNLSAQRLYAENGYLRDNRYFHYELTF from the coding sequence ATGAGAATATATGAGGCAACAATTGCAGATTTAGATGGACTAGCATCAGTTTTTAATAACTATCGTATGTTTTATAGACAAGATTCTGATATAGAGGGAGCAAAAGTATTTTTACGAAATCGAATGGAGAGAAAAGAATCTGTTATTTTCGTGGCAGTTGAAGACGGTGAATATATTGGATTCACGCAATTATATCCATCATTTTCGTCTATTTCGATGAAAGAATTATGGATTTTAAATGATTTATTTGTACAAGCTGCTAAGCGCGGAGCAGGAACAGGAAAAAAATTATTAGAAGCTGCGAAAGAATTTGCCTTAGAAAATGGTGCAAAAGGTGTAAAATTACAAACAGAGATAGACAATCTATCAGCGCAGCGATTATACGCTGAAAATGGATATTTGAGAGATAATCGTTATTTCCATTATGAACTAACGTTTTAA
- a CDS encoding HAD-IIIA family hydrolase yields the protein MANIQAIFIDRDGTIGGDTTIHYPGSFTLFPFTKAALQKLKAQNIKIFSFTNQPGIADGIATIADFSQELEGFGFDDIYVCPHKHGNGCECRKPSTGMLLKAAEKHGLDLTQCAVVGDRWTDIVAGAKVNATTILVRTGAGYDALHTYRDKWAHIEPNYIAENFEDATNWVLNQL from the coding sequence ATGGCAAACATTCAAGCAATTTTCATTGATCGTGACGGTACAATTGGCGGTGACACTACTATACATTACCCTGGATCTTTTACTTTATTCCCCTTTACAAAAGCAGCTTTGCAAAAACTAAAAGCTCAAAATATAAAAATTTTCTCTTTCACAAATCAACCAGGTATTGCGGATGGAATAGCGACTATAGCCGATTTTTCACAAGAATTAGAAGGCTTCGGTTTTGATGATATTTACGTATGTCCTCATAAACATGGTAATGGTTGTGAATGCCGGAAACCAAGTACAGGTATGCTTCTTAAAGCAGCGGAAAAACATGGGCTTGATTTAACACAATGTGCTGTAGTTGGTGATCGCTGGACTGATATCGTTGCAGGAGCAAAAGTAAACGCAACAACGATTTTAGTACGAACAGGCGCTGGATATGATGCTTTACATACATACCGAGACAAATGGGCTCATATTGAACCAAACTACATTGCAGAAAACTTTGAAGATGCAACAAATTGGGTTTTAAATCAACTATAA
- a CDS encoding GNAT family N-acetyltransferase: MSFQIREATIDDIDALCSLTKELKGSSISYEDMNNRLQFVKVSPFDFLYVYEEEETTFGLLGFRIRENLEDVTRYGEISIISVDSTIRRKGIGQVLMDYAEQLAKKHNCIGTWLVSGTKRVQAHPFYKKLGYEVNGYRFVKYF; encoded by the coding sequence ATGTCTTTTCAAATTCGTGAAGCGACGATAGACGATATAGATGCACTTTGCTCTTTAACGAAAGAATTAAAAGGATCCTCTATTTCCTATGAAGATATGAACAACCGATTGCAATTCGTAAAAGTGAGTCCTTTTGATTTTTTATATGTTTATGAAGAAGAAGAAACTACATTTGGATTACTTGGGTTTCGTATACGTGAAAATTTAGAAGATGTAACTCGGTATGGAGAAATTTCAATTATTAGCGTTGATTCTACAATACGACGAAAAGGCATTGGACAAGTATTAATGGATTATGCAGAGCAATTAGCAAAGAAGCATAATTGCATTGGCACATGGCTAGTTAGTGGAACAAAACGAGTACAAGCTCATCCTTTTTATAAAAAATTGGGATATGAAGTAAATGGCTATCGATTTGTAAAATATTTTTAA
- a CDS encoding ABC transporter ATP-binding protein — protein sequence MLEVNIRSAGYEIGEKAIHDIAFSIEKGELVALIGANGAGKSTTIKTMLGLLVNMNGEISFGEKKNPYAYVPEHPTYYDYLTLWEHIELLMAARENEAESWEWKAKELLHMFRMDKHKHEYLSKFSKGMKQKSMLILAFLTEPDFYIIDEPFIGLDPVATKEFLNYLYKEKERGAGILLCTHVLDTAEKICERFLLISQGTLVAYGHLESIQTLAEMPGSSLLDCFDVIVRREQHD from the coding sequence ATGTTAGAAGTAAATATCCGCTCTGCTGGATATGAAATAGGTGAAAAAGCAATTCATGATATCGCTTTTTCTATTGAAAAAGGTGAATTAGTTGCTCTTATTGGCGCAAATGGTGCCGGGAAAAGTACGACGATTAAAACAATGCTCGGGTTGCTTGTAAATATGAATGGTGAAATATCATTTGGCGAGAAGAAGAATCCGTATGCATATGTGCCAGAACACCCGACATATTATGATTATTTGACGCTATGGGAACATATTGAATTATTAATGGCTGCTCGCGAGAACGAAGCCGAAAGCTGGGAATGGAAAGCTAAAGAGTTATTACATATGTTTCGAATGGATAAACATAAACATGAGTATTTATCAAAGTTTTCAAAAGGAATGAAACAAAAATCGATGCTCATATTAGCTTTTTTAACTGAGCCAGATTTTTATATCATTGACGAACCTTTTATTGGTTTAGATCCGGTAGCTACGAAAGAGTTTTTAAATTATTTATATAAAGAAAAAGAACGCGGGGCAGGAATTTTACTTTGTACGCACGTATTAGATACTGCTGAAAAAATTTGTGAGAGATTTTTACTCATTTCGCAAGGAACATTAGTCGCATATGGACATTTAGAATCTATCCAAACGTTAGCAGAAATGCCGGGTAGTTCATTATTAGACTGTTTTGATGTAATCGTAAGGCGTGAACAGCATGATTAA
- a CDS encoding ABC transporter permease: protein MIKQQFYKRLRHELGRKWKSIRSITDWTVGLYIIIPALIFIGIYYRSLWMEEQSMREAVYFGLGLLAFYVITYARGVRSFFEQADSLFLISYPAHMQKLIQYGMTYTFIRIAITNVVVVVSMLPVLIKSIGVTKVQVVLFWLFFTVFRFMLSLLTRFIHVRVGKRWLLWIIKNVIFSISLSFFGVSLFLIYKNSFYSILCIGLAVFLIIVLIKEKLNYKNSFFKEVEKEKEESMRWTSGIMQVGGHAAKPSSSNKKPWMFPRSKKFLGKKKDYRIVESFLKEFFRTSSARIFYIQIVCISTVSISMSPRWIAAIILLFALVAISRYARDYWNEFTKKMFLHLYCDEGKLLLLRWKADRYLLLPVILLYGIVILSHFYLLPAVIAGIIFIVLIGWIVFLP from the coding sequence ATGATTAAACAACAATTTTATAAAAGATTGCGCCATGAACTAGGGCGGAAATGGAAATCCATACGTTCTATAACTGATTGGACAGTTGGGCTATATATTATTATTCCAGCACTTATATTTATAGGGATTTATTATCGTTCACTGTGGATGGAAGAACAATCGATGAGAGAGGCGGTTTATTTTGGATTAGGTCTACTGGCATTTTATGTGATTACATATGCAAGAGGAGTTCGTTCATTTTTTGAGCAAGCGGATAGTTTATTTTTAATTTCGTATCCAGCACACATGCAAAAGTTAATCCAGTATGGCATGACATATACGTTTATTCGGATAGCGATAACAAATGTAGTGGTAGTAGTTTCCATGTTACCAGTGTTGATAAAAAGTATTGGAGTGACGAAGGTACAAGTCGTATTATTTTGGCTATTCTTTACTGTATTTCGATTTATGTTGTCGTTGTTAACGAGATTTATTCATGTACGTGTGGGGAAACGATGGCTACTATGGATTATAAAAAATGTTATATTTTCTATAAGTCTATCCTTTTTTGGAGTGAGTCTGTTTCTTATTTATAAAAATTCATTTTATTCTATACTATGTATCGGTCTAGCAGTTTTTCTAATTATCGTATTGATAAAAGAAAAACTAAATTATAAAAATTCATTTTTTAAAGAGGTTGAGAAAGAGAAAGAAGAAAGTATGCGCTGGACGAGTGGGATTATGCAAGTTGGTGGTCATGCAGCTAAACCGAGTAGTTCGAATAAAAAACCGTGGATGTTTCCTCGTTCTAAAAAGTTTTTAGGGAAGAAAAAGGATTATCGTATTGTTGAATCCTTTTTGAAAGAATTCTTCCGTACAAGTAGTGCACGAATATTTTATATTCAAATTGTATGTATAAGCACAGTAAGTATTAGTATGAGTCCGAGGTGGATTGCGGCTATTATTCTCTTATTTGCCTTAGTTGCAATTTCTCGCTATGCACGTGATTATTGGAATGAATTTACGAAAAAAATGTTTCTTCATTTATATTGTGATGAAGGTAAATTACTATTGTTAAGATGGAAGGCAGATCGCTATTTATTACTTCCAGTAATACTTTTGTATGGAATAGTTATACTTTCTCATTTTTATTTATTACCAGCTGTAATTGCTGGGATTATTTTTATAGTATTGATTGGTTGGATTGTATTCTTACCATAG